From a region of the Georgenia yuyongxinii genome:
- a CDS encoding phytanoyl-CoA dioxygenase family protein — MEPDLDTEREPRHDPLELSDALHRDGMAVVPGAFTRDWASVLDDDLSAELMSALRSPDGVAPRGWNRFYFEPYAERVRGFLDLVQHPVLAALSAEMFGPEWQVVELGCDIPLPGALDQPWHRDFPMPEYTRSHRRLTSIAVNVPSMDVVDAPFQAVLGTHLDDDADFDGGMFPPAARAHELETRMQSFYGRMGNLSVRSGLMLHRGSAMSLRSRMRPVAILGIVAPDDGAVSDGPRSEADRVPPRLRMSREYHDRLPVALRRHVVVEIVADTTATLPPHRTDHTFEGLRMGGPPS, encoded by the coding sequence ATGGAACCGGATCTCGACACCGAGCGGGAGCCGCGTCATGATCCGCTGGAGCTGAGCGATGCCCTGCACCGCGACGGCATGGCCGTGGTTCCCGGTGCCTTCACACGCGACTGGGCGTCCGTCCTGGACGACGACCTCTCGGCGGAGCTCATGAGCGCGCTGCGGAGCCCGGACGGCGTGGCGCCCCGCGGCTGGAACCGCTTCTACTTCGAGCCCTACGCCGAGCGGGTCCGCGGGTTCCTCGACCTGGTGCAGCACCCGGTGCTCGCCGCGCTCTCCGCTGAGATGTTCGGTCCGGAGTGGCAGGTGGTCGAGCTGGGCTGCGACATCCCGCTGCCCGGGGCCCTGGACCAGCCCTGGCACCGCGACTTCCCCATGCCCGAGTACACGCGCAGCCACCGCCGCCTGACGTCGATCGCGGTCAACGTGCCGTCGATGGACGTCGTCGACGCGCCCTTCCAGGCGGTGCTCGGCACGCACCTGGACGACGACGCGGACTTCGATGGCGGCATGTTCCCGCCCGCCGCGCGGGCGCACGAGCTCGAGACCCGCATGCAGTCGTTCTACGGCCGGATGGGGAACCTCTCCGTTCGCTCGGGCCTGATGCTGCATCGGGGCTCGGCGATGAGCCTGCGCTCCCGGATGAGGCCCGTGGCCATCCTTGGCATCGTCGCCCCAGACGACGGAGCCGTCTCCGACGGTCCTCGTAGCGAGGCCGACCGCGTGCCGCCGCGCCTGCGGATGTCGCGTGAGTACCACGACCGGCTGCCGGTCGCCCTGCGCCGGCACGTCGTCGTCGAGATCGTCGCCGACACGACGGCGACGCTGCCGCCCCACCGCACCGACCATACTTTTGAGGGGCTGAGGATGGGCGGCCCGCCCTCCTGA
- a CDS encoding nicotinate phosphoribosyltransferase has protein sequence MPHASTALLTDMYELTMIEGALRSGTAGRRSVFEVFSRRLPGGRRYGVVAGTARVLDAVEAFRFGPEEIDYLAAAAVVGEETLDYLREYRFGGSITGYGEGECYFPGSPILTVEGSFADAVVLETVILSILNHDSAVAAAASRMTVAAHRRPCLEMGARRTHESAAVAAARAAVVGGFVGTSVLEGGRSYGIRPIGTAAHSFTLVHDDEEAAFAAQVATMGPDTTLLVDTYDVPRGVERAVAAARAAGGELGAVRLDSGDLVAQAFTVRQQLDALGATSTKITVTSDLDEYAIAALGAAPVDSYGVGTRLVTGSGHPTAELVYKLVAREDAAGRMEEVAKASASKSSVGGLKVAGRVLDGAGRAAEELVVACTRWEQGLTELQRAGARPLQVPFVRDGEIVEEHRGPGALEAARERHRTSRAELPYAAWRLSEGEPGIPTRMLDVDRADDPDYVV, from the coding sequence ATGCCACACGCGAGCACGGCGCTCCTGACTGACATGTACGAGCTCACCATGATCGAGGGGGCCCTCCGCTCCGGCACCGCCGGGCGGCGCAGCGTCTTCGAGGTGTTCAGCCGCCGCCTGCCGGGCGGGCGCCGGTACGGCGTGGTCGCCGGCACCGCACGGGTGCTCGACGCGGTCGAGGCGTTCCGGTTCGGGCCCGAGGAGATCGACTACCTCGCCGCCGCCGCCGTGGTCGGCGAGGAGACCCTCGACTACCTGCGCGAGTACCGCTTTGGCGGGTCGATCACCGGCTACGGCGAGGGCGAGTGCTACTTCCCGGGCTCGCCGATCCTGACGGTCGAGGGCAGCTTCGCCGACGCCGTCGTGCTCGAGACGGTGATCCTGTCGATCCTCAACCACGACAGCGCCGTGGCCGCCGCCGCGTCACGGATGACCGTGGCCGCCCACCGCCGCCCGTGCCTGGAGATGGGTGCGCGGCGCACTCACGAGAGCGCGGCGGTCGCGGCGGCCCGGGCCGCCGTCGTCGGCGGGTTCGTCGGCACCTCCGTCCTGGAGGGTGGCCGCTCCTACGGCATCCGCCCCATCGGCACCGCCGCCCACTCCTTCACCCTCGTGCACGACGACGAGGAGGCCGCATTCGCGGCGCAGGTCGCCACCATGGGACCGGACACCACCTTGCTGGTGGACACCTACGACGTGCCCCGCGGAGTGGAGCGGGCGGTGGCCGCCGCACGCGCGGCCGGCGGCGAGCTCGGCGCCGTGCGGCTCGACTCCGGTGACCTGGTCGCCCAGGCGTTCACGGTGCGCCAGCAGCTGGACGCCCTGGGGGCGACCAGCACCAAGATCACCGTCACTTCCGATCTCGACGAGTACGCCATCGCGGCCCTCGGGGCGGCCCCGGTCGACTCCTACGGGGTGGGCACCAGGCTCGTGACGGGCTCCGGCCACCCGACGGCGGAGCTGGTGTACAAGCTCGTCGCGCGCGAGGACGCGGCCGGGCGCATGGAGGAGGTGGCCAAGGCGTCCGCCTCCAAGAGCTCGGTGGGCGGGCTGAAGGTGGCGGGGCGGGTGCTCGACGGCGCGGGCCGCGCCGCGGAGGAGCTCGTGGTGGCGTGCACGCGGTGGGAGCAGGGGCTGACCGAGCTTCAGCGCGCCGGGGCGCGGCCGCTGCAGGTGCCGTTCGTGCGCGACGGCGAGATTGTCGAGGAGCACCGCGGTCCGGGTGCGCTGGAGGCGGCGCGGGAGCGGCACCGCACCTCCCGGGCCGAGCTGCCCTACGCGGCGTGGCGGCTGAGCGAGGGCGAACCGGGGATCCCCACGCGGATGCTCGACGTGGACCGCGCCGACGATCCCGACTACGTGGTCTGA
- the clpS gene encoding ATP-dependent Clp protease adapter ClpS: protein MSPAPVAPPRPRTSTAPAEQEATAQAPQAVPEKAWHTVVWDDPVNLMSYVTYVFETYFGYDEPTAARLMMRVHTQGRAVVSHGPREKMEVDVQAMHSYGLWATLEQDGAA, encoded by the coding sequence GTGAGTCCCGCCCCCGTCGCCCCGCCGCGCCCGCGCACCTCCACCGCGCCGGCCGAGCAGGAGGCGACGGCGCAGGCACCGCAGGCGGTGCCGGAGAAGGCGTGGCACACGGTCGTGTGGGACGACCCCGTCAACCTCATGAGCTACGTCACCTACGTCTTCGAGACGTACTTCGGCTACGACGAGCCCACCGCCGCGCGGCTGATGATGAGGGTCCACACCCAGGGCCGGGCGGTCGTCTCGCACGGACCCCGCGAGAAGATGGAGGTGGACGTGCAGGCCATGCACTCCTACGGGCTCTGGGCCACGCTCGAGCAGGACGGGGCGGCGTAG
- a CDS encoding DUF2017 family protein — MQAFVPVPGGHASRLQPAERTVIARLVADTAELLGTRLSESGSGAPAAADTQLPDLLYAQGSRLTGDDAVLAALDFDPADAAPDAPADPALARLLPPMSHDDATLAAELRALTEDSVRSGKVTRLETVWRELSVPTGPKGAVVVRTGQEGTWLSALTDVRLVLATRLGIEGEDDAEDVYERARQPERVRTSDAPADRDEEITDALATMYAALTWWQESLLESMQRRRRAH; from the coding sequence GTGCAGGCCTTCGTCCCCGTACCGGGCGGGCACGCGTCCCGGCTGCAGCCGGCCGAGCGCACGGTCATCGCCCGCCTGGTGGCGGACACCGCCGAGCTGCTCGGCACCCGCCTGAGCGAGAGCGGCTCCGGCGCCCCCGCCGCCGCCGACACCCAGCTGCCCGACCTGCTCTACGCCCAGGGCAGCCGCCTCACCGGTGACGACGCGGTGCTGGCCGCGCTGGACTTCGACCCCGCCGACGCCGCGCCCGACGCCCCCGCCGACCCCGCCCTGGCCAGGCTGCTGCCACCGATGAGCCACGACGACGCCACGCTCGCCGCGGAGCTGCGGGCCCTGACGGAGGACTCCGTGCGGTCCGGCAAGGTCACCCGCCTGGAGACGGTGTGGCGCGAGCTGAGCGTTCCCACGGGACCCAAGGGCGCCGTCGTCGTGCGCACCGGGCAGGAGGGCACGTGGCTGTCGGCCCTGACCGACGTGCGGCTGGTGCTCGCCACCCGCCTGGGCATCGAGGGGGAGGACGACGCCGAGGACGTGTACGAACGGGCCCGACAACCCGAACGGGTGCGCACCTCCGACGCCCCGGCCGACCGCGACGAGGAGATCACCGACGCCCTCGCGACGATGTACGCCGCCTTGACATGGTGGCAGGAGTCACTGCTGGAGTCGATGCAGCGGCGCCGACGCGCGCATTAG
- the murI gene encoding glutamate racemase, translated as MEDAPIGIFDSGVGGLTVARAVIDQLPGESILYIGDTAHTPYGPKPIAAVRALALEVMDRLVLSGVKMLVIACNSASSAVLRDARERYTIDAGVPVVEVIQPAVRRAVAATRTGKVGVIGTRATIESGAYRDAFAAAPHLELTMAAAPKFVELVERGITSGPEVLRAAEEYLAPVRDAGVDTLVLGCTHYPLLTGVISYVMGENVTLVSSAEETAKDVYRTLVAHDLSRDPAAPPEHRFLATGDPGSFARLARRFLGPEVTAVHGADELEGVR; from the coding sequence GTGGAGGACGCACCGATCGGGATATTCGACTCCGGCGTGGGAGGGCTGACCGTCGCGCGCGCGGTGATCGACCAGCTGCCCGGCGAGTCGATCCTGTACATCGGCGACACCGCCCACACCCCGTACGGGCCCAAGCCGATCGCGGCCGTGCGGGCCCTGGCGCTGGAGGTCATGGACCGCCTGGTGCTTTCCGGCGTGAAGATGCTCGTCATCGCCTGCAACTCCGCCTCGTCCGCGGTGCTGCGCGACGCCCGGGAGCGGTACACCATCGACGCCGGGGTGCCGGTGGTCGAGGTCATCCAGCCCGCGGTGCGCCGCGCCGTCGCCGCCACCCGCACCGGCAAGGTCGGCGTGATCGGCACCCGCGCCACGATCGAGTCCGGTGCCTACCGCGACGCCTTCGCCGCCGCCCCGCACCTGGAGCTGACCATGGCGGCGGCGCCGAAGTTCGTCGAGCTCGTCGAGCGCGGGATCACGTCCGGGCCAGAGGTGCTCCGCGCCGCCGAGGAGTACCTGGCACCGGTCCGTGACGCCGGGGTGGACACCCTCGTGCTCGGCTGCACCCACTACCCCCTGCTCACCGGCGTCATCAGCTACGTCATGGGGGAGAACGTCACCCTGGTGTCCTCCGCCGAGGAGACCGCCAAGGACGTCTACCGCACTCTCGTGGCCCACGACCTGTCCCGTGACCCCGCCGCCCCGCCCGAGCACCGCTTCCTCGCCACCGGCGACCCCGGCTCCTTCGCCCGGCTCGCCCGGCGCTTCCTCGGGCCCGAGGTCACCGCCGTGCACGGCGCCGACGAGCTCGAGGGCGTGCGGTGA
- a CDS encoding MBL fold metallo-hydrolase has protein sequence MRLTVVGCSGSMSGPASAASCYLVQADGADEQGHPRTWSVVLDLGPGAMGALMTHVDPAAVDAVVLSHLHADHMVDLIGMQVYRRWHPSGPLTPLPVHAPAGALERVRGVGGDGEDEDYAGEFAFLEHDPARTIQIGPMRLQAFEVHHPVPAYGIRVTGPAEDADGEVSLAYTGDTDSCDGLVTMSDGVDLLLSEAAFQEGRDTVRGVHLTGRRAGELAATAGVRRLVLTHLQPWTDPEVVRGEAHEVYPGPVDLAAPGAVWTL, from the coding sequence GTGAGGCTCACGGTGGTCGGGTGCTCCGGCTCCATGTCCGGACCGGCCTCGGCCGCCTCGTGCTACCTCGTCCAGGCCGACGGCGCGGACGAGCAGGGCCACCCGCGCACCTGGTCCGTGGTCCTCGACCTCGGCCCCGGCGCCATGGGCGCGCTCATGACCCACGTCGACCCGGCCGCGGTCGACGCCGTCGTCCTGTCGCACCTGCACGCGGACCACATGGTCGACCTCATCGGCATGCAGGTCTACCGCCGCTGGCACCCCAGCGGCCCCCTGACGCCCCTGCCCGTGCACGCGCCCGCCGGTGCGCTCGAGCGGGTGCGCGGGGTGGGCGGGGACGGCGAGGACGAGGACTACGCGGGCGAGTTCGCCTTCCTCGAGCACGACCCCGCCCGGACGATCCAGATCGGCCCCATGCGGCTGCAGGCCTTCGAGGTGCACCACCCCGTGCCCGCGTACGGGATCCGGGTCACCGGCCCCGCCGAGGACGCCGACGGCGAGGTGTCACTCGCCTACACCGGTGACACCGACTCCTGCGACGGCCTCGTCACCATGTCCGACGGCGTGGACCTGCTGCTCAGTGAGGCCGCCTTCCAGGAGGGCCGTGACACCGTCCGCGGCGTGCACCTGACCGGCCGCCGCGCGGGTGAGCTGGCCGCGACGGCCGGCGTGCGCCGGCTCGTCCTGACGCACCTGCAGCCGTGGACCGACCCCGAGGTCGTGCGCGGCGAGGCCCACGAGGTCTACCCCGGCCCGGTCGACCTGGCCGCACCGGGCGCCGTCTGGACCCTCTGA